The nucleotide sequence TCCTCTGGGAGCATCACCCATTCTTGGATCCTTCAACTGCTCAGCAGTTCCCTGAGTCCAGTGCTGTCGAACCTTCACCGAAAAAAGTAAGAAATAACTTATGGGTTGCCAGTGAGAAGAAAATAACCACAAGTATTTATAAATTAAAAACTGACATTTTCATCATATCTAAAAATCTAGAGTGTGCACTAATTACGCTGAGTCTTCTACCGTACAGTTTCTTTTGGTTCTATTGTAATAGCTAGTATTGTTGATAGAGACCATTTTTTTTTCCGACTAATAATTAGATAGATACCAGCAGGCAGGCTATATCTTTGATGGAGACAAGGTAGAGTAACATTTTTACTTACATATGTAGGGAGGTCATCAGCATCTTCTCTACGAAATGATGTCGCTTTGCAGCCTGTTACAATCTCCAGAAGTACTACACCAAAGCTGTAAACATCGGACTTCGCCGAGTACGATTTGCGGTGGAACAACTCAGGGGCGCTGTATGCACTGATAGTACCATACCATTAATTAATCAGTAAGCACACTGCCAGTGATCGGTTCTGCTCATCACAAGTCACCAGAAACACAtggaacttttttttttgaatgggTTAAACACATGGAACTAAGCAGTAAAGGCAAGTGCAATGGCTGCAAAATGAACTCACCGTGTTCCCTCGAAGCTCTCCGCCTTCCCTTCAGACTGGCCTTGATCAAGCAGAGTTGCAAGACCAAAGTCTGAAATTTTGGGGATCAAGTCATCGCTAAGTAGGATATTACTAGGGTCTATATCACGATGAATGATTCTGCAATGCTCATGCAGATATAGCAATCCTTCACAAATCCCTTGCAGGATGCGAAGACGTGAAGGCCAGTCGAGCACTCCGTACTTTTCATCTTCAGCTGCACACACCTCAGATTCATGGCTGGTAAGACCAACATGCATCTTATACAAATGGCACTATTCTTATGATAATTATGTCTGCAACCACTTATATTACAAGAAAAAACATACCGAAAAGAACTGCATCAAGGCTACCACCGGGCATATATTCATAGCATATTAGGTTGTTGTTATTCCCTATGCAGGATCCCATCATCCTTATGATGTTCGGATGGTTAAGCCTCGCAAGAATTTTCACCTCATTTTTTAGCTCCTCAACTCCTGCCTCTGTGTTTGTTCTTTTGATTGCCAAATCACCAACATTTGGTAGTGTTCCCTGAGCAATGCCAAGGATGACAAGTTCTTCATATATACTAATTTAGCAGACTCACAACCAAAACTCCAAAAGGAAAACTAAGTACCTTGTAGATGGTCTTAGATTGGGTAGAGATGATACTATTTCGTTCAGCCAAATTGTTGGTGGCGACTCTGATAGCATCCAGATCTAAACTCCAATCACGGTTGGCTGTAAGCTTAGACCCTGGTGCATGCTCATGTTCTGTTACAAACAATTCTGATTGCACAAGTTTTTTCACGAATGAAATGATATATATGATCCTGATCATACATAAAAATCATGAATAATAAAATATTAACCGTACGTACCAAGTGCTAGCGGTAAATGCTTTCGTTGGCTTCGCCGATAACAAAATACTAGCAATGCAGAAATAAGCAGCAGCCCTCCAACAACAGAGACAGAAGCAATGATAGCAGTTTGTCTAGCTGTAAAAAGAATAGGGATCCATATTTAGTACAATAAAGTACTAAATAAACTCTTGTATTGATAGGAATAATGATCGAAACATACCTGAGCGAGACGGATCATCATTATGGGAAGTCCGAGTGTAGAAATCATTGATCCCATCGGCAAGTTGAACAGTATCGACCAAATCACCTGACCAGACAACACAGTCACTCTCTCCAAGCACGGTATAAGCATTGCATGAGCAATTCCCTAAGCACAACTCCTTGCACTCATCCAAGCTCTTGACCTGAACCAAGGTGGCGTTCAGTGTGTCAGGCACCTTGACAAGTGTCAACTTCTGAAACCCATTAGCCGAGGAGCAAGAAAACGATGCACTTCTCTTGCAGCCACGGGTGAAGTTCCTCCGGATCCAATCGTTCGGCGACGTATAGACAAACTCCGGTAGACATTTGCAGTCAGCATTGTAGCAAGCTGCGTTCGGACCGCAGAACGCGTAGGAATCACATGTAGACTGAGGCCAATGCCAGAAGTCCACCCACTCGTTGTCAGGGCTGCTGCTGTACGAGCGATTGGCAATGCCATCTGGCATCAGGACAGTTCGCCACTGGACTGATGTGTTTAAGGCTGTGAACCAGTAATATGCACTGCCTTCGCGGACACTCATGTTGAACATCACGTCGTTC is from Miscanthus floridulus cultivar M001 chromosome 7, ASM1932011v1, whole genome shotgun sequence and encodes:
- the LOC136466539 gene encoding G-type lectin S-receptor-like serine/threonine-protein kinase RKS1 isoform X3; amino-acid sequence: MLRSPFHQCFHSSSRPACVADGSRTMLKAVLLVSVLLLAAASLPRAQSQNGSLAIGQSLQVGQTLVSAQGIFVLGFFTIGANTYLGIWYNYIKPQTIVWVANRDSPIKGGNVSLTLSQSSLDLVDTRRVSLWSSGTLNTNSPQAFLLDTGNLIINDTTMSRSTTPSQPLWQSFDHPCDTWLSGMRIGYDTSVANNGLLQLKSWKSESDPSSGDYTISMDPSRLPGLVLRKGNELQYRTGPWSGKGFNGQPYLKSTNDVMFNMSVREGSAYYWFTALNTSVQWRTVLMPDGIANRSYSSSPDNEWVDFWHWPQSTCDSYAFCGPNAACYNADCKCLPEFVYTSPNDWIRRNFTRGCKRSASFSCSSANGFQKLTLVKVPDTLNATLVQVKSLDECKELCLGNCSCNAYTVLGESDCVVWSGDLVDTVQLADGINDFYTRTSHNDDPSRSARQTAIIASVSVVGGLLLISALLVFCYRRSQRKHLPLALGSKLTANRDWSLDLDAIRVATNNLAERNSIISTQSKTIYKGTLPNVGDLAIKRTNTEAGVEELKNEVKILARLNHPNIIRMMGSCIGNNNNLICYEYMPGGSLDAVLFAEDEKYGVLDWPSRLRILQGICEGLLYLHEHCRIIHRDIDPSNILLSDDLIPKISDFGLATLLDQGQSEGKAESFEGTRAYSAPELFHRKSYSAKSDVYSFGVVLLEIVTGCKATSFRREDADDLPTYVRQHWTQGTAEQLKDPRMGDAPRGEVGRCIHIGLRCVQDDPDVRPTMSYIRNTLAAIRP
- the LOC136466539 gene encoding G-type lectin S-receptor-like serine/threonine-protein kinase RKS1 isoform X2, which produces MLRSPFHQCFHSSSRPACVADGSRTMLKAVLLVSVLLLAAASLPRAQSQNGSLAIGQSLQVGQTLVSAQGIFVLGFFTIGANTYLGIWYNYIKPQTIVWVANRDSPIKGGNVSLTLSQSSLDLVDTRRVSLWSSGTLNTNSPQAFLLDTGNLIINDTTMSRSTTPSQPLWQSFDHPCDTWLSGMRIGYDTSVANNGLLQLKSWKSESDPSSGDYTISMDPSRLPGLVLRKGNELQYRTGPWSGKGFNGQPYLKSTNDVMFNMSVREGSAYYWFTALNTSVQWRTVLMPDGIANRSYSSSPDNEWVDFWHWPQSTCDSYAFCGPNAACYNADCKCLPEFVYTSPNDWIRRNFTRGCKRSASFSCSSANGFQKLTLVKVPDTLNATLVQVKSLDECKELCLGNCSCNAYTVLGESDCVVWSGDLVDTVQLADGINDFYTRTSHNDDPSRSARQTAIIASVSVVGGLLLISALLVFCYRRSQRKHLPLALEHEHAPGSKLTANRDWSLDLDAIRVATNNLAERNSIISTQSKTIYKGTLPNVGDLAIKRTNTEAGVEELKNEVKILARLNHPNIIRMMGSCIGNNNNLICYEYMPGGSLDAVLFAEDEKYGVLDWPSRLRILQGICEGLLYLHEHCRIIHRDIDPSNILLSDDLIPKISDFGLATLLDQGQSEGKAESFEGTRAYSAPELFHRKSYSAKSDVYSFGVVLLEIVTGCKATSFRREDADDLPTYVRQHWTQGTAEQLKDPRMGDAPRGEVGRCIHIGLRCVQDDPDVRPTMSYIRNTLAAIRP
- the LOC136466539 gene encoding G-type lectin S-receptor-like serine/threonine-protein kinase RKS1 isoform X1; this encodes MLRSPFHQCFHSSSRPACVADGSRTMLKAVLLVSVLLLAAASLPRAQSQNGSLAIGQSLQVGQTLVSAQGIFVLGFFTIGANTYLGIWYNYIKPQTIVWVANRDSPIKGGNVSLTLSQSSLDLVDTRRVSLWSSGTLNTNSPQAFLLDTGNLIINDTTMSRSTTPSQPLWQSFDHPCDTWLSGMRIGYDTSVANNGLLQLKSWKSESDPSSGDYTISMDPSRLPGLVLRKGNELQYRTGPWSGKGFNGQPYLKSTNDVMFNMSVREGSAYYWFTALNTSVQWRTVLMPDGIANRSYSSSPDNEWVDFWHWPQSTCDSYAFCGPNAACYNADCKCLPEFVYTSPNDWIRRNFTRGCKRSASFSCSSANGFQKLTLVKVPDTLNATLVQVKSLDECKELCLGNCSCNAYTVLGESDCVVWSGDLVDTVQLADGINDFYTRTSHNDDPSRSARQTAIIASVSVVGGLLLISALLVFCYRRSQRKHLPLALELFVTEHEHAPGSKLTANRDWSLDLDAIRVATNNLAERNSIISTQSKTIYKGTLPNVGDLAIKRTNTEAGVEELKNEVKILARLNHPNIIRMMGSCIGNNNNLICYEYMPGGSLDAVLFAEDEKYGVLDWPSRLRILQGICEGLLYLHEHCRIIHRDIDPSNILLSDDLIPKISDFGLATLLDQGQSEGKAESFEGTRAYSAPELFHRKSYSAKSDVYSFGVVLLEIVTGCKATSFRREDADDLPTYVRQHWTQGTAEQLKDPRMGDAPRGEVGRCIHIGLRCVQDDPDVRPTMSYIRNTLAAIRP